A single window of Calonectris borealis chromosome 31, bCalBor7.hap1.2, whole genome shotgun sequence DNA harbors:
- the NXNL1 gene encoding nucleoredoxin-like protein 1 — protein sequence MATLFTGKILTANREQDEVETERELGRALDNKVLLLYFGSGQCPRCRQFSPLLKDFFLRLTDEFYVERASQLVLVYVSRDETEEEQSAFLRTMPKRWLAVPFGDTFKRELELRFAVSEVPAVVVLKPNGEVIVGNAVEEIRRMGPTCFRNWQEAAELVDRNFLLAEDFDDWTRRSITDPIRRLKYKLDKKTEAKNKGRKEEGEESP from the exons ATGGCCACCCTCTTCACCGGGAAGATCCTGACGGCCAACCGGGAGCAGGACGAGGTGGAGACGGAGCGGGAGCTGGGCCGGGCGCTGGACAACAAGGTGCTGCTGCTCTACTTCGGATCCGGGCAGTGCCCGCGGTGCCGGCAGTTCTCCCCGCTCCTCAAGGATTTCTTCCTGCGGCTGACCGACGAGTTTTACGTGGAACGAGCTTCGCAGCTGGTCCTGGTGTACGTGTCCCGGGACGAGACGGAGGAGGAGCAGAGCGCGTTCCTGAGGACCATGCCGAAACGCTGGCTGGCCGTACCTTTCGGGGACACCTTCAAAAG GGAGCTGGAGCTGCGGTTTGCCGTGTCCGAGGTGCCCGCGGTGGTGGTGCTGAAGCCAAACGGGGAAGTGATCGTTGGAAACGCCGTGGAAGAGATCCGGCGCATGGGTCCCACTTGCTTCCGAAACTGGCAGGAGGCTGCCGAGCTGGTAGACCGAAATTTTCTCTTGGCAGAGGATTTTGATGACTGGACCAGGAGAAGCATCACCGACCCCATCCGCCGCCTCAAGTACAAGCTGGACAAGAAGACGGAGGCAAAGaacaagggaaggaaagaggaaggtgaAGAGTCTCCTTAG